From the Salminus brasiliensis chromosome 15, fSalBra1.hap2, whole genome shotgun sequence genome, the window AGAGGTCATCAGGGTCATCTGGAGCGTGTGCATGTACGTTACGGCTGGACGATATGGGCAGAGTACTGGTATGGTGATTTATGTGGCTAGTAGGGGTGTATTGATACACACTTTTGGACGTCATGGGGTCAGGTTAAGTGTGTGAATGCGTgagcgagcaagagagtgagggagaaaaGCAGGAAGCTTCTTCTCTCAACATGAATTATGAAGGAGTGTTTCACTTCCAttatcagcagcttcagaacaCACTTGAATCtgcacgatatggacaaaagtattgggacacctgctcattcactgtttcttccgaaatcaaggctattaaaaaggaatgactgtctctactgtccagagaaaaagactttctactagattttggagaagcattgctgatTCAGGGACTAGTGTtggtgagctcaggatgttggttaaacaccacctcacctcaccatCCCAAATTCCCCAACTTgagtatcccaaaagtactggatggagcaccaccaccaccatcattccagagaacacagttggttccactgctcaacagctcaattctggggggctttatacccctctactagcccacacctggcgttaggcagaacggtgccaataggttgttgttgtttatctgcttcatcctattctattggcagtccttctctacagggactagacacgctgtgtgtgtgcatttgcacatatgtgtcagcattgagtgcaacttcaagtagccgaatgcattcattagaaggggtgtccacaaacatttggacatagcgCATCTTTTGTCCTTTGTCAATGACTACGTTACCCACAATGCCCTGCTCTGTTCTAGAAATATCTCCATGGCAACATCAGCGTTAGCTCTACCTTCTGaaatcagtctctctctctcgctcttcctctccCTTCATACCtggtctctctccctctgtcgttatctctgcctctttctctatttctctcccttataccatctctctctctctcggtctcgcTCACattcgctctctctgtctctcgcccgCTCTCGTCCCATCTTTGTCTGCCCTGCTCCTTCCCCCTTTTATTCCCTCCCTTCCTCCGTAccccctctctcctctgtgtctcttgtgcgctctctctcgcgtgttctccctctcgctctctctctctccctctctctctcgctccgtgtgtgtgggtgtacagTTAGAGTATGTGTTGAGTAATAGGAGTAGAGCTGAAGTGCTGGGAGGCTTTTAGGTGTGTTTCGTGGGCACTCAGTGCTAACAGTGATTAGCTAATAATAGCTTAAATTGGCAATtagctcctgtgctgctgatgtgttttttcCCGAGCAGGCCGAAGTAATCAACTGCAGATTGTTTTAACTGCGTGATTATGAGCTGGCAGGCTGGTGTGAAACTGAGCCACCTGTTGGCCAGCCAGACGCTTAGCAGCCACAAGCCCCTACGATTAGCAGTTATGGCCGCAGAACAACGAGGCTACATCCGTAACGTTCCCACGAGAGAACGGCAGCTGGACTTTCTCCCTCTGCCCCCCTTCTGGACCTTGGTGAGCTGGTGGACGTTTTATTTGCGAGCTGCAACCAGTTTCCACGTTTAATTATCTGCTTTTTGTGTATTATAACGTAGCCATTTGTGATGGAGCCGTATCTGCTGCAAGAACCACTTAGTCACGCCCTCGCTGCGCCACCCaaggagcagttggaggttCAGTACCTTGTTCAAGGGCACTTCAGTCGTTTCCTGAGGGTTCAGGGGTTTGAACCGACGGCCTTATCACAGCTTCTCATAAAGGAcccatttttaattttctgttATTCTGTGAAATCTGTCCTCAACGGAGGGAAAAACTCTTTAGAGCTGAGTCTaaacctattggccccatgctgcctaatgccaggcctggggtAGAGGGGCATatagcccccagcattgagctaactgtgttctctggaatgatggatggtcggatgagttggggatttgggtatggggaggtggggtggtgatcatccaacatgcaatcaaatcctcacagttaTCCTCCTCCAAAGTCTtggagaaagccttctttcttgTAGAAActgttacttcaacaaaagcaggataaattcctctgatttcagtagaaacaataaatgaacaggtgtcccaatacttttgtccatttagtaaAGCTGATTATTAACTTTTAAAATGAACTGTAAATAATcaagcagtgtgtttctgtagcTGTCTATCAGTGTTGAGGTTTGTGGGGCTGTAATGTGTGTTGggatggaggtgtgtgtgtgtgtgtgtgtgtttcagagggagcgagggatgggagaggagaggaaaatgGAGTGGAGAGCTGTTATGAAAGCTGTGTGAAGAATCTCATGTCTCTGTCAGAAGCACACAGGGCTATGtgaacacctacacacacacacactgttttactACCCTCCTAGGAGATGGGTTTCCTTGTTGCTAGGGGGGTTTCCCCAGAGGGAGTGGGCTTCAcagactttgtgtgtgtgtcacagagagagtgtgtgtgtgtgtgtgtacaggcgTTGCTCCTGTGTCTATTGTCTGCCCCTCTTGCCCTCTCCTCGTCTCTGATATAACAGATTTGAATATGACTCTTTAGGACACTGATTTTAAGCAAAAATGAAAATCGGTGTTCCGCCGGTGTCTGCGTGGGTTTCCTCCAGGTGCTCAAGTTTCCTCCCACTTCCTAAAACGCATACGTGGTagatgagtgaatgagtgtgtgtggtaccctgtgaggGACTGGCACCTTGTCCAAGGGGTATTCCTGCCCTGCACACTATGGTTCTTGATAGACTCCCTACCTGCCACAACAATGGCTGGATGGCTGGATGGCTGGAAGGATCAATggatctgtctatctatctatctatgggtggatggatggatggatctgtctatctatggatgggtggatggatgtatctgtctgtctgtgaatggctggatggatggatccgTCGGTCTATCCATGGGTGGATGGATTTGTCTGTgggtggatggagggatgggtgGATCTGTCTATccatggatggatgggtggatccgtctgtctgtatctatggatggatggatggatttgtccatggatggatggatggatggatggatggatctgtctgtggatggatagatggatggatggatctgtctatctatgaatgggtgaatggatggatCTTTCTGCCTATCCATGGGTGGATGGATCTGTCtatgagtggatggatggatggatctgtTTATGGATGGGTCGGTGGGTTTATGGATCTGTttatggatgggtgggtgggtgggtggatccgtctgtctgtatctatggatggatggatggatttgtccatggatggatggatggatggatggatctgtctatgagtggatggatggatggatctgtttatgggtgggtgggtggatggatctgtctatgggtggatggatgaatggatgaatctGTTTATGGGTGGGTGGATCTGTGTATCGGTGGCTCGATCTGTCAGAGGTTGAATGTCCTGTTTCTGTCTGAAGCTCTTCACTTAAGATGATCAGCTGAGAGTAGGCCATCATGCTCAAACTACTCACACTTTTCCACCCCATGATAAAAACCTCACACATCTACCAGTCCATCGCGCAGTGCGGGAGTGTGGCTGTTTCAGGATGGATCTGTTACAGGATTGGATTGGATCAATATCCGGTTCAGCACTGTTTGCTGATGTTGGCCTGATACCCATGCTCATCCATATGGATACATTGCCGTCTCAGCCTCTCGGATTGGACCGAACATTTActtagtttttgtttgtttagttttttgaaGTTTGGGTAGCTGAAATGGATCCAGAGGGGTGTCCTGTGATGTTTGCCAGGTTCCTGGTTTGATTGTATCAGTTTTAGTGCTATCGGGGTCAATCCCTGTTCTATTAATAGATAATGAGAATTTCACCAGCTAGGCTATGGTGTGCCTTCGGCTAATCCGGGAGCTGTCCTTAAAAGCTGTAAATAGGACAGTGTTTGATAGGAATTAGACTGAATGCAGGGTCTTACTGTTTTACTGATATCTGCAACACCTGAAGAGCACTAATATAAATTCTATATGCAGTCAGTTCGATGGTGTTACAAGGATACGCCAGCGTTTCTCAATCTAATGTCCGTCTGCTGCGTCAGAAGGTCAGACGAGGCAGTTCTGACTTGGGTAATGCAGCTATTCTATAGAGTTATTAAACGTATCAAATTTACACCTCTAGAGTAAATTAGGGCTGGGTATAGAGGGTGTGCATTGACATCACTTTCCTGCTGGAACACGCCCCCTTTAGTCAGACTGGGGGGCACAACACTTATGCAGTACGGCCGCAGCAGTTATTAGGGGAAAACGACCAAACTGGGAATGAAACCagcgattatctgctcaagttcaAGGCAGCTGGACTTCACAGCGATCCGTCCACATTACCAAGCGACCACAAGTCCATGGACagtgatgtgtagccaggaacatcTAGCAGCTAAcagaggctcaaatcacacctgtttagagcGTAAACGGTCTGAGGAGTGTTTCACTGTTTCCAGGCTGATTTAGTCgtctggctcatccaggtttgcttgctttcttgTTTAGCTTGTCAGTCCATTAGTCCAGAAGGAGTCTGCAGAAGGAGAGCTCTGAAAttctgctgaatctgtttgtacagtcagtcgTTCGTTTTTGTGTTCGCAGCCTTCACACTGAACCGCCCCTCAGCGGCCGTGGCCACAGTGACTCCCGCTACCTGTGACGTCACCTGCTTACCCTCTATTGGCAGTAACCTCTCAGAACAGCAGAACAGACATACAGCTACAAACCCAGATGAATTTGAAGCTTCAGGACTGTGCATACACACTTAAAAACATCTCAGAATGGAGATAAAATACCCATAAAGTACCCAAATACCAGCTTGAGACGTTGATTATTTGCTTTGTGAAGGTACACCCTAAAGAAAAGGTTCTGTGCAGAAAATGGTTTTAACAATTGTAGCAATAGAGAGAGATCCTTTTTTCACATTATTTAAGGCTTTTTTTCAGATGGCATACTGTGTAAAAGTAAATTCATGATACACTaagtaaaaaagacaaaagtattgggactccttATTCATGTTTTtccctgaaatcaagggttctttagatagtatatctactgtccagagaaaaagggCTACTACTAGATCCCATAGTTCCACTCAGTGCTCggcggctttatacccctctagcccacgcttggcattaggcagcatggtgccaataggttcatatagTGTGTGTCGACCTGAGGAAAAATGCGATCCACTATTATAGTCTATAATGGGGTCAGTGGGCCGTGTTATGTACTGAGTATTGGTTTGGGAGGGGGGGTTACATTGGGATTGCGTATGTTAATCAACTGTACAGATGGGGGACGGGCTGGAAACACTGcagtattcctttaatgtttgttttgttgtctctgtagtggtggtggtggtgttgacGATGTGAAACAGGAGGTGGCAGAATGTGCAATGTAGGTGTAGAATGTGTCACACACTTTTGGAGAGGCACTGTTGATAAAGAGATGAGACACAGATTTGGGTTATTATGGTTCAGGCCAGGCCTCAGGAGGATGTGTTGGAGGGTTTTAATAGCTCCATTTCCACTACAGGTGTGAAGGAAGACACACCCCCAAAAACTCGAGgcctgtatttttattattttattcatattaggAAAGTTTCTTAGTGGTACTGATTTTAAGTGGCTAAAAATTCCAATAACCTAGTTCGAATCCGGGACAtggtgctttgccatcagcaggcggagcctgagagagcacaattggccatgcgcTATCTTGTTGAGGAGGGTGGCGCCCTTTCCTGCATCCTTCTTGGTGTGGTGTTGGCCAGCgtgggcgtctgttagctgatgtatcagagctggggtgTCTGCACTTCCCTCCGTCTAGTGATGCTGTGGCAGATCGAATAGAGGCGGTGGCTGAattcacatgtatcggagggAGCATGGGCTAGTTTTCACTCTCTAAGATTtacatatgtaaataagctctgatCTGATTTGCTGCCATTGTATTGTGCCTTAAGTCGTCCAGCCTGAAACGCTCCTTAGTACTTCCGTGTGAATGGGGTGGGGCTAAAAACACCAACATAAGCActcatatacactgtatggacaaaagtattgagacacaagCATTTACccagttcatcctgcttttggtgaagtaaatgtctctacagtccaaggaagaaggctttctactacatttgagcaaggtcaagatgttggatgatcaacaccccacccaACTCCAGTATCCCAAACATATTGGACGGAGCACAATCCATcgtttcagagaacacagtgctgcaGCTCAATGCCggagggctttgtacccctctagtcGACACCTGGCAATGTTCAAGGAGCGAATAGGATCACCTGgcttatctgccccagagagtcctattccattggacgtacttctctacagggactacacaagcagtctgggggtgtccacaaatatttgtacGGGTCTCTTTCATCATTAAAGGAGGCTGATCAGTGTGCAGCAACTGATGGGCTACTGTAGAGCGTATGCATGCACCCCTTTGTAGTGATAGTGAACAGAGGGACATCTAGTGGCCAATCTGTTCTATGACATGTGACTGCAAATCTGGCAGCTCAATGACATAATTACCAGCTGTCCATACGCTACtatatagaggtgtgtgtgtgtgtgtgtgtcccacgTGGGTCTGTACGAGTGAGCCTTCAGAGCTTAGCAACCCCTGTGGTGTTGAGGGCGGGGGAAAGTAGCTGTCTTCCCCTGAGTTTCACCTGTAGTTTAGTCAAACAGTGGTTTTGTGGAGAGATGGCTGCGACTACCAGGCTGGTGTATAAGAAAGCAGGTAAGGTTCCCCCACCCTTAGGTTTGCTTGCTGCGTCGGGAGAGTGGTAGCAGATATAGGCGTGTGGTGAAGCCGAGAGCTGATCAGGTGTCTggaaagaggctttgatggcaGATATGAGTCTCGGCTTGTTTGTGCGGGTAGCCGTAGTGATGGGCAGCGATGAAGCGGCACGAAAGCAGCTTTGGGGGAAAAGACGAGTCGGCCTGTTGACATTTGAGTAGCTCCTACAGATTATTTGTGATTTGGCAATTCGGGGGACGCTAGATTCAGGggtgtaaatctggcagttatttACACTATATCCAAATTtcacgatgaatggaccaatagaaatgctccaaaatgactttttatcTTGACTTTCATggaaagaaggtttttttttttccccttcgcATGTAAATTtcctattttggagatacagggtttcaGTACCAGGGCTGGAGACCTTCAGTCAGTACAAATACAAATGTGCATTCTTAGCTTAAACGTTTTTACAGCATTGAAAGCATTGTCCTGTTAAATATATTGATAAAAAAAGGTGGGGAATATGAAGGTATTTCACTGTTCCTGTAATCAATGATCAATAATAGTCTTTTCTGAACGAAGATCATCTGTACTGCATCCCTTTCTGATGCATTCTGCTTATTCTGcttattctgattggctgtagtTCATCATTAAATGTGGAATAAATATTATTGTACTAAGAGTTTAAGAGCagatgctgggggggggggcagtatcGTGATTGGGTATTTGCTGTATCGCCCACCCCTAGCTTGCCCCGTATTGCAGTACATGAGAAATGATGGTGCATGTGTATTGTCAAAATGTGGGTTCGAAATTTTGGACAAACTTGGAGTCAGTAAAACTGTACAAACAAATTAGTGAATGAATATGATCCTGTTAAACTTTGCAGCATTAGATAATTATTTATAACCATATGGttttatttactctttattgTTACGTCtttctttatatttttgtttgattttatttttttgttttttgtttttttcttaataGGGTTTGTGTGAATATTAGACCGGCATGTTTGTgctttcctgtgtgtgtatatgcactTGGGCTTAGGCGTGTATGGCAGTATATGATGGTCAATCGCTGTCTCTCAGGTAGGGAAGGGTAAAGAGATGTCCCATCAGCAACAACTCTTGGATTCCCGTCATATagatatttactgaataatagaCAGGCTGGTACATTCAGGGTAGGCTACATTTGGCTTGCTTGCAAAATCTCTGTTGGTACTGGTAGCAAAGTCTTCAAATTTTAGCCACAATAATAAGCTTTGTTGCTATTTTTGCAATGATAAGACTGCTTAGTGCGCAGAACTTTTGTGCACATTCAGCTCTTCTGTTCTGTTTATGTCTGTCTTTTACGGCCAAGCAATTCTCAccctacttctctctctctcctcctctctctgtgtctctctctctctgtctctatttcaGTCGATGCTGATGAGATTAAGAGACTAGGGAAGAGGTTTAAGAAACTCGACCTAGATAACTCGGGTTCTCTCAGCGTGGAGGAGTTCATGTCCTTGCCTGAGCTCCAGCAGAACCCGCTGGTCCAACGAGTCATCGACATATTTGACACGGATGGCAATGGAGAAGTGGACTTTAAAGGTGGGATGGTGGACCTGTTCATTGGGTACTGAATTCATGAGCAGAGCTTAAGCTCCGGTTCTTCTACAGGCTGCACGTGTAAAGAGTTTTAGCAGTGATTCATGCAGCCTCAACAGGTGTGAACAGGTGTGAACCTCACCTGCCTTTTtacttctctctgtctttgtttcaGAGTTCATTGAAGGCGTCTCTCAGTTCAGTGTCAAAGGCGACAAGGAGCAGAAATTGCGCTGTGAGTACAAACGACGAGAACACCAGTAACACTAAGAGTGGGTAATATGATACTTGCAGACATTTTTTCAGTGCAGTACATTACAGGTGGACCAATCCACCACAATTAAATGCTGTGAAACTCCAAGCACCAACAGAGAGAGCCATGAATGATTGTCTAGCAGTGCTAAAAGccaataaaaaagaataaaatatggTGCTATAATGAGATGCTGTCCAGTGCTTTTTATGCAGTTATTGTACACTGGTGTTTATAGGACTTCTACAGGACCAATCGCAATTACTCTGCTAGTGCTGCATTAATATATTCATAATAGGATGCTGCACCACTCTTGGGAGTTAGcttattattgtatatttattgtaattattataaaaaaaaaaaacaataataaccaTGGTTTTCGATGGTAAATAAGTAAGTAATAAATACAATAGATGGTCTTCATGTAACTGCTGATATTGATAAACCTGGTGCTGCACTTTCCCTCACCGGGTTCAGCTCTACAGCCCAACTGCTTTTGGGAGCTGGAAAAACAGGACAACCCTTAACCTGATACGTTCAGCACTGATGTTCTTTCTCTCGTTCCTTCATTCTTCCTTGTTCTGTGTTTACAGTCGCCTTCCGGATTTATGACATGGATAAGGACGGCTACATATCGAACGGCGAGCTCTTCCAGGTGCTGAAGATGATGGTGGGCAACAACCTGAAGGACACGCAGCTGCAGCAGATTGTCGACAAGACCATCATCAACGCCGACAAGGACGGAGACGGCAGGATATCGTTTGAGGAGTTCTGTGCGGTGAGTGAGGTAGTTCCGGTTTCCAGGCCTGACTGACTAAATGTGTGGATCAGGATGAAGTTCATGTTAATGGGGAGTCGTTTGACATGCACACATGTGTgtacctttactaaagaatctGGGTCTTGTTTATCAGTCATGTTCTATGTTTAAGAACCTTGAGTACACAAAGTAAACAGCAGTGAGTTCTGCTCCAGGCTCATTTACATTAAGAAATTCCCCCAAATAAAAATGGGAatcgctccacagaacagaatccccaAACTTCAGTGAAGTGCTAGGACAAAACAGGAACTTATGGATCAGAAGCATGtctggaagaagaagaatgaagcGTACGCTGAAGCGAACACCCTACAGTGCCTACTGTTAAGCACTGTGGTGGCTCGGTGATGTTCTAGGGCtgatttgcttcctctggcactgggaacctgcagtgtgtgtggaggatgGGCACAAAGGATTCGGTCAGGCTACAGGAAATCCTTAGAacgtcatgccttctgtgaggaggctgaagcttTGTCATCAAACCTTCCATCCCtcagtccaccaaggcttggtttcggAAGTCATTCTGGAGTGGACGGTTCTGGAGTGGTTGTCACAGTCGCCTGAATTGAGCCCCATAGAAAATCTCGgggggatttgaagaaggcaggTGCAGCAGCAAACCCGAGGACGCttgtgaactggaggccactggccatgaggaatgggcttcATGAGGAAcgctggtgtctggctgtgcatcacatttgcagcaggtcataaccgCTGAAGGGTCTCTATTAAGCACTAAAAGGGGGGTTGATTCATTCGGAGGCTTCAGTCATCTTTAAAAGTGGCAGTGCCGATGTGGGTGGAAACCTTGCGGATGTTAATAGTCCCACTGGTCAACAAGGTGATGTCTGATGTTGacaagcctctgattggctaccaTGCCTGCGCCTGACTAAGCCCCACCTCCACACGCTCGTACTTAACCCCAGTGCAGGGAGCCACTGCTATTGAGAGTTGACGTACTCCATAAAACCAGGCCCTAAATAGCAGGCTCTCCGGTTCGAGGGTAGCTCCTCTGCAGGTAGTCAAAAGTTTGTTGGAGAGGCTTGATGCCCCTTTTAGTCAGATGATCTCCAAAATCTGCCTTCAAGGACAAGTGACTTCTTTAATGttctgtatttattgtattagcGAGTAGAATGAGTGTAAACACTCCTGTGCTGGACTGATGTCCCGTTTCTCTGTGTCTTCCAGGTGGTCGGCGGTTTAGACATTCACAAAAAGATGGTCGTGGACGTGTGAACGGACAGATGGCCCCTTCACCAaacgcctctctctctctctctcgatctctcaatctccctttctctttctaatctctctctctctttctgtgctcTCTTTCTCCATTGTTCTagctttcttttcctctctccccGCTCTCTCCTCCACGTCTGAGAATCAGCTCACAGTGTGTCCGGCTAACGCTCTGCCCTTATTTATCTCCCTCTGTTTCGCTTTCTTGCtcgctcaccctctctctcacccccaccccccccctttctctttAAACAcaagtattttttttgtttggtgtgttttcacaccgcctcccccccaccccctcccaaaaaacaaaaccgaAAAAAACCAATTCAAGACGCCAATCATTCTAAGTGTTATTGAGCTTCTTCTGCTGGCGATGTCCGGGCGTTTGATTTAGGGAGGCTGAATAAATGGCTTTTCTGACACTGAGCAAGCATTtcagtttggtggaggaggggaaagagagagagtttgatTGAGTTGAGTGTATAtctgtgcgtatgtgtgtgtgtttaaatgagtgtgtgtgcgcgtgtgtgtgttagtagtttgttttttctttttttgtttttgaagggggggcttttttatatttatttttggtcTTGTCGTTTTTTAAAGGTGAGGATGTAGGTGTACAGGGAAATGTCTAAGCGGCGGCGGAGGCGTAACACGACGTACTTGATTTCACGGCGGCATGCGGATAGAGCGTCAAGTGCCAATCAagcgtgtgtatatatatatatatatatatatatatatatatatatatatatatatatatatatatatatatatatatgtatgtatatatatatatatatatatatatatatatgtatatatatatatatatatgtgtgtgtatatatatatatatatatatatatacatgattTATAAGAGAGTTAAAATATATGActatataagtgtgtgtatatatatatatatatatatatatatatatatatatatatatatatatatatatatataaatctagaAATCCCTCTCCAAGGCTGTTCAGCGTTTTTGGCTCTGCCGGAAAGTACTACTACATGAGTCGCTCGCTCACAGGTTCAAACAAGTTTCCCCATGTAGGCAGACTAGTCAACCTTCGCGGGACCTCTGCTTCAGATATCACGGAACGAAAGAGGTTGATTGTGTTTTGTAATAcagggtgtgtatgtatgtatgtatgtgtgtgtgagtgtgtgtgtgtgtgctctgtttATACTGTCAGGGTGTTAAAAATGCAGTCCTTGCTTTCTGATATCCAGTGGAGTAGATTTAAATGCAAAAACAGCTGAAGTTGTGCACATACACAAACTTTATGGTTTACTTTTATGACACCATAAatattttttggtttgtttgttttttcttctgcaGGCGTTTTACTTTTTGTCAGTCGTCAGATAgcgacacacacatacacacacacagctactggATGGAATAGTGCCATCTGCATccctaacttttttttttttgtctccgtgtgtgtgtgtgtgtgtgtgtgtgtgtgtgtgtgtgtgtgtgtgtgtgtgtgtgttttgcatttaTCAACTTTTGCAACATTTATTATAATTGAattttatgattattaataataatactgattGTTTTTCCACTCATTGTTAAAGACGTATGTATGGAGGATCAGCACATACTACCCCACAGTCACAcgtgtgtttgtttctgtgtttgtttttgtttgggaAATTAAAAGTTCAGCTTCATTTTTCAGACTTTTGACTGCAGGCAGCGTTGTAAAGAAGTGATTTCGTTCATATTTGTATATTAGAAACAGGAAGTTCAGAGGTTGccgtttgtttatttataggcTAAGAGGCTACCTATCGTGGCATTGAAGCAGTAGGATAGGCCATGTCGACACATCATACCCCTCGTATCGGATTCTTCTCGAGCTTTCTGAGCGAACTGATGGAGGTCAGTGAGGGATTTCTGGCCAATGAAAAtcgggggggagggggggagaaaACGCTGCTGTGAACGGCGGTTaaacgtaaaaaaaaatacGTAGTAAACATAAACGGTTGTCTGCTTAGCTTTTTCGCTTTGAAACGGTCGCTTCCGTTGCGAAGGATGCTTGGTGCTTCACAGTGAGATTCTCCACCCATATTAAGATGAGCCCCTCCCACCTCCTGTGCTGGGATTGGCTAGCAGAGTAGCATCTCCTGTGCTAGGATTGTTGGCTTTAACATGCCTTTGTCAATTGGTACTCGctgtctcctctcctctgatacatgtgcaaccagccaccgcctcttttcacaCTGCTGCCGACCACCAGGCATCAAACCTCACTGGGCAACCAATGAGCTC encodes:
- the ppp3r1b gene encoding calcineurin subunit B type 1b; this translates as MGNEASYPLEMCSHFDADEIKRLGKRFKKLDLDNSGSLSVEEFMSLPELQQNPLVQRVIDIFDTDGNGEVDFKEFIEGVSQFSVKGDKEQKLRFAFRIYDMDKDGYISNGELFQVLKMMVGNNLKDTQLQQIVDKTIINADKDGDGRISFEEFCAVVGGLDIHKKMVVDV